The proteins below come from a single Asanoa ferruginea genomic window:
- a CDS encoding THUMP-like domain-containing protein codes for MGPVDLAALRTPAGVAALTAATDLAGGDPLAAAAALRSAGVPPELAAAALTQATLRRQAAGKFGTDAAGMFFTRAGLEQATRAVVAGRRARRLVAAGVRTLADLGCGIGADAIAAAREGIEVVGVEIDATTAAVAAANAEAAGVADRFRVVRGDATEFDTSGFDAVFCDPARRSTGGRRVFDPSAYSPSWDFVAALAARGERLAVKVAPGFDHALAPDGAETEVVSVDRDVVEATLWCGALAAVPRRATVLRAGVAAELTGSGTVLAPVGPVGGYLYDPDGAVVRAGLVAEFATTVDGRLGDQTIAYVWADEPRPNTFGRCFAVTDVLPFSLKRLRAELRTRGVGTVEILKRGSALDPAQFRRDLRLSGRASTSLLLTRVAGAQVAVLAQPVAR; via the coding sequence ATGGGTCCCGTGGACCTAGCCGCGCTGCGTACCCCCGCCGGTGTTGCCGCTCTCACCGCGGCGACCGACCTGGCCGGCGGCGACCCGCTCGCCGCGGCGGCCGCGCTGCGGTCCGCCGGCGTCCCGCCGGAGCTGGCCGCCGCCGCGCTCACCCAGGCGACCCTGCGCCGCCAGGCGGCCGGCAAGTTCGGCACCGACGCCGCCGGCATGTTCTTCACCCGGGCCGGCCTGGAGCAGGCGACCCGGGCGGTGGTGGCCGGGCGGCGGGCCCGCCGGCTGGTCGCGGCCGGCGTGCGCACCCTGGCCGACCTCGGCTGCGGCATCGGCGCCGACGCGATCGCGGCCGCCCGGGAGGGGATCGAGGTGGTCGGTGTCGAGATCGACGCGACCACCGCGGCGGTCGCCGCCGCCAACGCCGAAGCGGCCGGGGTCGCCGACCGCTTCCGGGTCGTACGCGGCGACGCGACCGAATTCGACACCAGCGGCTTCGACGCGGTGTTCTGCGATCCGGCCCGGCGGTCGACCGGTGGCCGCCGGGTCTTCGACCCGTCGGCCTATTCGCCGTCGTGGGACTTCGTGGCCGCACTGGCGGCCCGCGGCGAACGGCTGGCGGTGAAGGTCGCTCCCGGGTTCGATCACGCGCTGGCGCCCGACGGCGCGGAAACCGAGGTGGTCAGCGTCGACCGGGACGTGGTCGAGGCCACCCTGTGGTGCGGCGCGCTGGCGGCGGTGCCGCGCCGGGCGACCGTGCTGCGAGCCGGCGTCGCGGCCGAGCTGACCGGGTCGGGGACGGTCCTGGCACCGGTCGGTCCGGTCGGCGGCTATCTCTACGACCCCGACGGCGCGGTGGTCCGGGCCGGGCTGGTGGCCGAGTTCGCCACCACGGTCGACGGGCGGCTGGGCGATCAGACGATCGCCTACGTGTGGGCCGACGAGCCCCGGCCGAACACCTTCGGCCGCTGTTTCGCGGTCACCGACGTGCTGCCGTTCTCGCTCAAGCGGTTGCGGGCGGAGTTGCGTACCCGTGGAGTGGGCACGGTCGAGATCCTCAAGCGCGGCTCCGCGCTTGACCCGGCGCAGTTCCGGCGCGACCTGCGGCTGTCCGGCCGGGCCTCGACCTCGCTGTTGCTGACCCGGGTGGCCGGTGCGCAGGTAGCCGTCCTGGCCCAACCGGTGGCCCGATAG
- a CDS encoding DUF1707 SHOCT-like domain-containing protein produces the protein MRSGEPRKRSQSVRFRPRRGDRLTLDTRASDADRQRVVELLQSHTAVGRLTLDEFTDRVGVVYNADTLADLARVTSDLPALPEKPGAVRRDLLAMFGIAAVTLLLLALYMAVTR, from the coding sequence ATGCGTTCGGGCGAGCCGAGAAAGCGCTCTCAGAGCGTACGCTTTCGCCCGCGGAGAGGGGATAGGTTGACTTTGGATACTCGTGCGTCAGACGCCGACCGACAGCGCGTAGTCGAGTTGTTACAAAGCCATACCGCGGTCGGTCGCTTGACTCTTGACGAGTTCACCGACCGTGTTGGCGTGGTCTACAACGCCGATACTTTGGCCGATCTAGCTCGGGTGACCAGCGATCTTCCGGCCCTGCCGGAGAAGCCGGGCGCGGTCCGCCGAGACCTCCTTGCAATGTTCGGGATCGCCGCCGTGACCTTGTTGTTACTCGCGCTCTACATGGCCGTTACCCGTTAA
- a CDS encoding ATP-binding cassette domain-containing protein: MTATEDAAPLLSLRGINKSFGAVHVLQDVDFDAYAGQVTALVGDNGAGKSTLIKGIAGSQPFDSGEFLFEGRSVSVTNPKHANELGIEVVYQDLALCDNLDIVDNLFLGREVTKNGILDEATMERRAQETLAGLSVRTVKSIRQVVASLSGGQRQTVAIARAVIWNSKLVVLDEPTAALGVAQTEQVLRLVRQLADNGLAVVLISHNLNDVFQVADRISVLYLGRLAAQMKTKDVKSNQVVEIITTGRSDAIGGITNGNGELK, from the coding sequence GTGACGGCGACGGAGGACGCCGCGCCGCTGCTGTCGCTGCGCGGGATCAACAAGAGCTTCGGTGCGGTCCACGTCCTACAGGACGTGGATTTCGATGCATATGCGGGACAGGTGACCGCGCTCGTCGGCGACAACGGCGCGGGCAAAAGCACCCTGATCAAAGGGATCGCCGGCAGTCAGCCGTTCGATTCCGGGGAGTTCCTCTTCGAAGGCCGGTCGGTCTCGGTGACGAACCCCAAGCACGCCAACGAACTCGGCATCGAGGTCGTCTACCAGGATCTGGCGCTCTGCGACAACCTGGACATCGTCGACAACCTGTTCCTTGGCCGCGAGGTCACGAAGAACGGCATCCTCGACGAGGCGACCATGGAGCGCCGGGCCCAGGAGACGCTGGCCGGCCTGTCGGTCCGCACGGTCAAGTCGATCCGTCAGGTCGTCGCCAGCCTTTCCGGTGGCCAGCGCCAGACGGTCGCGATCGCCCGCGCGGTGATCTGGAACTCCAAGCTCGTGGTGCTCGACGAGCCGACCGCCGCACTCGGCGTCGCGCAGACCGAGCAGGTGCTGCGGCTGGTGCGCCAGTTGGCCGACAACGGGCTCGCGGTCGTGCTGATCAGCCACAACCTCAACGACGTGTTCCAGGTGGCCGACCGGATCTCGGTCCTCTACCTGGGCCGGCTGGCGGCACAGATGAAGACCAAAGACGTGAAGAGCAACCAGGTCGTCGAGATCATCACGACCGGTCGGTCGGATGCCATCGGTGGCATCACCAACGGCAACGGGGAGTTGAAATGA
- a CDS encoding sugar ABC transporter substrate-binding protein: protein MRNRFLSVAVATMAVGALALAGCGSDDSGGDSGGGTAAAKKVGVILPDAATSPRWEANDRPLLKAAFDGAGITADIQNADGDKAKFGTLCDGMITSGVNVLLIVNLDPDSGSACLKKAQAAGIKTIDYDRLTPGGGASYYVSFDNVQVGKLMGEGLTKCLTDAGKTKANIVQINGDPTDNNASLFKQGYVEALKPKVDSGDYKIVGDQTGKWDATVAGTAFEQLYTQNGGKVDGIISANDTMAQGIIARLTANGLQGKVPVTGQDASKEGLQAILAGNQCMTVYKAIKVEADTASKLAIALINGQTPGSDLVNGAVKDTVLNKDVPSALATPKAIYKDSVKDVIADGFWKASDICTGQYAELCTKAGVS from the coding sequence ATGCGTAACCGATTTCTGTCGGTCGCCGTCGCCACTATGGCGGTCGGCGCGCTGGCACTTGCGGGGTGTGGGTCAGACGACTCGGGCGGAGACAGTGGCGGGGGCACCGCTGCCGCCAAGAAGGTCGGCGTGATCCTCCCCGACGCCGCCACCTCGCCGCGCTGGGAGGCCAACGACCGACCGCTGCTCAAGGCCGCGTTTGACGGCGCGGGCATCACGGCCGACATTCAGAACGCCGATGGTGACAAGGCGAAGTTCGGCACCCTCTGTGATGGCATGATCACGTCGGGCGTCAACGTCCTCCTGATCGTCAACCTGGACCCCGACTCCGGCAGCGCCTGCCTGAAGAAGGCCCAGGCCGCTGGCATCAAGACCATCGACTACGACCGCCTGACCCCGGGTGGAGGCGCGTCCTACTACGTCTCCTTCGACAACGTGCAGGTCGGCAAGCTGATGGGCGAGGGCCTCACCAAGTGCCTGACCGACGCTGGCAAGACCAAGGCCAACATCGTTCAGATCAACGGTGACCCGACCGACAACAACGCCTCGCTGTTCAAGCAGGGCTACGTCGAGGCGCTGAAGCCGAAGGTGGACAGCGGCGACTACAAGATCGTCGGTGACCAGACCGGTAAGTGGGACGCCACCGTGGCGGGCACCGCGTTCGAGCAGCTCTACACCCAGAACGGCGGCAAGGTCGACGGCATCATCTCCGCCAACGACACCATGGCCCAGGGCATCATCGCCCGGCTCACCGCCAACGGCCTCCAGGGCAAGGTCCCGGTGACCGGCCAGGACGCGAGCAAGGAAGGCCTCCAGGCCATCCTCGCCGGCAACCAGTGCATGACCGTCTACAAGGCGATCAAGGTCGAGGCCGACACCGCCTCGAAGCTGGCCATCGCGCTGATCAACGGCCAGACCCCGGGCAGCGACCTGGTCAACGGCGCGGTCAAGGACACCGTCCTCAACAAGGACGTCCCCTCCGCGCTCGCGACCCCGAAGGCCATCTACAAGGACTCCGTCAAGGACGTCATCGCGGACGGCTTCTGGAAGGCCAGCGACATCTGCACCGGCCAGTACGCCGAGCTCTGCACCAAGGCAGGCGTTAGCTAA
- the groL gene encoding chaperonin GroEL (60 kDa chaperone family; promotes refolding of misfolded polypeptides especially under stressful conditions; forms two stacked rings of heptamers to form a barrel-shaped 14mer; ends can be capped by GroES; misfolded proteins enter the barrel where they are refolded when GroES binds), whose protein sequence is MAKILSFSDDARHLLEHGVNALADTVKVTLGPRGRNVVLDKKFGAPTITNDGVTIAKEIELTNPYENLGAQLVKEVATKTNDVAGDGTTTATVLAQAMVREGLRNVAAGASPSDLKRGIDAAANAVSEALLGKAADVDTKGSIANVATISAQDATIGELISEAMEKVGRDGVITVEEGSTLATELEITEGLQFDKGYISPHFVTDAESQEAVLDEPYILITTQKISAVEELLPLLEKVVQAGKPLLLIAEDVEGQALATLAVNAVRKTLKIAAVKAPGFGDRRKQMLQDIAILTGGEVIAPELGYKLDQVGLDQLGSARRIVIDKDNTTVVDGGGNATEVAERVSQLRKEIEASDSDWDKEKLAERLAKLSGGIAVIKAGGATEVELKERKHRIEDAIAATKAAVEEGTVPGGGAALVQIATVLDGDLGLTGDQKTGVSIVRKALNEPLRWIAENAGHDGYVVVEKVRELGWGHGLNAATDAFVDLAKAGIIDPVKVTRNAVLNAASIAGLLLTTESLVVEKPEKAAPAEGGGHGHGHQHGPGF, encoded by the coding sequence ATGGCGAAGATCCTGAGCTTCTCGGACGACGCCCGGCACCTTCTCGAGCACGGCGTCAACGCCCTCGCGGACACGGTCAAGGTCACTCTCGGCCCCCGCGGGCGCAACGTCGTCCTCGACAAGAAGTTCGGCGCTCCGACGATCACCAACGATGGCGTGACCATCGCCAAGGAGATCGAGCTCACCAACCCCTACGAGAACCTGGGCGCCCAGCTCGTCAAGGAGGTGGCGACCAAGACCAACGACGTGGCTGGTGACGGCACCACCACGGCGACGGTCCTGGCCCAGGCGATGGTCCGCGAGGGCCTGCGCAACGTCGCCGCGGGCGCCAGCCCGAGCGACCTCAAGCGCGGCATCGACGCGGCCGCCAACGCCGTGTCCGAGGCGCTGCTCGGCAAGGCCGCCGATGTCGACACCAAGGGCTCCATCGCCAACGTCGCCACCATCTCGGCGCAGGACGCCACGATCGGCGAACTGATCTCCGAGGCGATGGAGAAGGTCGGCCGCGACGGTGTCATCACCGTCGAGGAAGGCTCGACGCTGGCGACCGAGCTCGAGATCACCGAGGGCCTCCAGTTCGACAAGGGCTACATCTCCCCGCACTTCGTGACTGACGCGGAGTCGCAGGAAGCCGTCCTCGACGAGCCCTACATCCTGATCACCACGCAGAAGATCTCGGCCGTCGAAGAGCTGCTCCCGCTGCTCGAGAAGGTCGTCCAGGCCGGCAAGCCGCTGCTGCTGATCGCCGAAGACGTCGAGGGCCAGGCCCTCGCGACGCTGGCGGTCAACGCGGTGCGCAAGACGCTGAAGATCGCCGCCGTCAAGGCGCCGGGCTTCGGCGACCGCCGCAAGCAGATGCTCCAGGACATCGCGATCCTCACCGGCGGCGAGGTGATCGCCCCCGAGCTCGGCTACAAGCTCGACCAGGTCGGCCTCGACCAGCTCGGTTCGGCCCGCCGGATCGTCATCGACAAGGACAACACCACGGTCGTCGACGGCGGCGGCAACGCCACCGAGGTCGCCGAGCGGGTGTCGCAGCTCCGCAAGGAGATCGAGGCGTCCGACTCCGACTGGGACAAGGAGAAGCTCGCCGAGCGGCTCGCGAAGCTGTCCGGCGGCATCGCGGTGATCAAGGCCGGCGGCGCCACCGAGGTGGAGCTCAAGGAGCGCAAGCACCGCATCGAAGACGCCATCGCCGCGACCAAGGCCGCGGTCGAAGAGGGCACCGTCCCCGGTGGCGGCGCCGCTCTGGTGCAGATCGCCACGGTGCTCGACGGCGACCTGGGCCTGACCGGTGACCAGAAGACCGGTGTCTCGATCGTCCGCAAGGCGCTCAACGAGCCGCTGCGCTGGATCGCCGAGAACGCCGGCCACGACGGCTACGTCGTGGTGGAGAAGGTGCGCGAGCTCGGCTGGGGCCACGGCCTCAACGCGGCTACCGACGCCTTCGTCGACCTGGCCAAGGCCGGCATCATCGACCCGGTGAAGGTGACCCGCAACGCGGTGCTCAACGCCGCGTCGATCGCCGGGCTGCTGCTCACCACCGAGAGCCTGGTGGTCGAGAAGCCGGAGAAGGCCGCGCCGGCCGAGGGCGGTGGCCACGGCCACGGCCACCAGCACGGCCCGGGCTTCTGA
- a CDS encoding ABC transporter ATP-binding protein, translating to MSQQLPVADAAEVRKYARRLMRRHPGSLAVALGLHGLAAVAGLVAPRLLGKLVEGLSTGTTTRAIDRIALAIAAFVVTQAVLTRFAAFCSARLGERVLAELREEFVDRILAIPLSTVERAGTGDLLTRTSRDVSALSHTVRFAVPETLIAIVTCGFVVGAIVLTGPLLALPCLIVVPLLWAGTRWYLRRAPAGYLRENAAYSDITDGISETVEGSRTTEALRLQDRRRERTDDDIRRSYSAERYTLWLRTVWFPVVEISYVVPVVATLLIGGWFYLEGWVTLGQVTAATLYVQALTDPIDRLLSWLDELQVGGASLARLLGVAGRPAPADSAAAAPRGERLVASGVRYAYVEGRDVLHGIDLTIEPGERLAMVGPSGAGKSTLGRLLAGIHAPTAGAVTVGGVPLAALPFDQLRSHVALVTQEHHVFIGTVRDNLVMARPGATDDEVRSALSAVDALDWVDALPSTLDTVVGTGGHPIPPAQAQQLALARLVLADPHTLVLDEATSLIDPRAARHLERSLAAVLQGRTVIAIAHRLFSAHDADRVAVVEDGRITELGSHAELVAAGGSYAALWRSWHGDDEPAAAEAGSDPKRRESPYSTVA from the coding sequence ATGAGTCAACAACTCCCCGTCGCCGACGCGGCCGAGGTGCGCAAATACGCCCGCCGGCTGATGCGCCGCCATCCCGGCAGCCTCGCGGTCGCGCTCGGCCTGCACGGCCTGGCCGCCGTCGCCGGCCTGGTCGCGCCCCGCCTGCTGGGCAAGCTGGTCGAAGGGCTGTCGACCGGCACCACGACCCGGGCGATCGACCGGATCGCGTTGGCCATCGCGGCCTTCGTGGTGACCCAGGCGGTGCTGACCAGGTTCGCCGCCTTCTGCTCGGCCCGCCTCGGCGAGCGGGTGCTGGCCGAGCTGCGCGAGGAGTTCGTCGACCGGATCCTGGCGATCCCACTGTCCACGGTGGAACGCGCCGGCACCGGCGACCTGCTCACCCGCACCTCGCGCGACGTCTCCGCGCTCTCGCACACGGTGCGCTTCGCGGTGCCGGAGACGCTGATCGCGATCGTCACCTGCGGGTTCGTGGTCGGCGCCATCGTGCTCACCGGCCCGCTGCTGGCGCTGCCCTGCCTGATCGTGGTGCCGCTGCTGTGGGCCGGCACCCGGTGGTATTTGCGTCGCGCCCCCGCCGGCTACCTGCGCGAGAACGCCGCATACTCCGACATCACCGACGGCATCAGCGAGACCGTCGAGGGCTCCCGCACCACCGAGGCGCTGCGCCTTCAGGACCGCCGCCGGGAGCGCACCGACGACGACATCCGCCGCTCCTACTCGGCCGAGCGCTACACACTGTGGCTCCGCACGGTCTGGTTCCCCGTCGTCGAGATCAGCTATGTGGTGCCGGTCGTGGCGACCCTGCTCATCGGCGGCTGGTTCTACCTCGAGGGCTGGGTGACGCTGGGCCAGGTGACCGCCGCGACGCTCTACGTGCAGGCGCTGACCGACCCGATCGACCGCCTGCTGTCCTGGCTCGACGAGCTTCAGGTCGGTGGCGCCTCGCTGGCCCGCCTGCTCGGGGTCGCCGGCCGTCCCGCGCCGGCCGACTCGGCCGCCGCGGCACCGCGCGGCGAGCGGCTGGTGGCCAGCGGGGTCCGCTACGCCTATGTGGAGGGTCGCGATGTCCTGCACGGCATCGACCTGACGATCGAGCCGGGGGAGCGGCTGGCGATGGTCGGCCCGTCGGGCGCCGGCAAGTCGACGCTGGGCAGGCTGCTGGCCGGCATCCACGCGCCCACCGCCGGCGCGGTCACCGTCGGCGGCGTCCCCTTGGCCGCGCTGCCGTTCGACCAGTTGCGCTCGCACGTCGCCCTGGTCACCCAGGAGCACCACGTGTTCATCGGCACGGTGCGCGACAACCTGGTGATGGCCCGGCCCGGCGCGACCGACGACGAGGTGCGCTCGGCCCTGTCGGCCGTCGACGCGCTCGACTGGGTCGACGCCCTGCCGTCCACCTTGGACACGGTGGTCGGCACCGGTGGCCACCCCATCCCGCCGGCGCAGGCGCAGCAGCTCGCGCTGGCCCGGCTGGTGCTGGCCGACCCGCACACGCTGGTGCTCGACGAGGCGACCTCGCTGATCGACCCGCGGGCCGCCCGCCACCTGGAGCGGTCACTGGCCGCAGTGCTTCAGGGACGCACCGTCATCGCCATCGCGCACCGGCTCTTCTCGGCGCACGACGCCGACCGGGTCGCGGTGGTCGAAGACGGGCGGATCACCGAACTCGGCTCGCACGCCGAGCTGGTCGCGGCCGGCGGTTCCTACGCGGCGCTGTGGCGTTCCTGGCACGGCGACGACGAGCCCGCGGCTGCCGAAGCCGGTTCCGACCCCAAACGGCGCGAAAGTCCTTATTCGACAGTGGCGTAA
- a CDS encoding sugar ABC transporter permease: MSTPTKVETTEQPVEETTPANPLVAAVGNWWARVRGGDAGSLPALLGIIALVIVFASLRPTTFTNAFNFANLIHQAAAVIVIAMGLVFVLLLGEIDLSAGYTAGTAAAVMGVVVTRWGWSWPLGLLACLVTGAVVGLVIGLLVAKLGIPSFVVTLAAFLALQGVLLQLIGEGGTIAIRDDTLLAINNNDMPIWLGWVLFALVVGGYAFIVLRRGAKRRAGGLTYEAIQVTLAKIVALAVLLGLMTYWLSVERSRNPLVTSIKGVPIVVAILLILLVGLTFLLTRTSFGRHVYATGGNPEAARRAGINVGLVKLACFMIASTLAAVGGIMLASRDNSISPSTGGASTLLYAVGAAVIGGTSLFGGKGRIVDAILGGFVIAIIINGMGLLNQPSSVVYMVTGLVLLVAASVDAISRRKARATGRV; encoded by the coding sequence ATGAGCACCCCGACGAAGGTCGAGACGACCGAACAGCCCGTCGAGGAGACCACGCCGGCCAACCCGTTGGTCGCCGCGGTCGGCAACTGGTGGGCCCGGGTTCGCGGCGGTGACGCCGGTTCCCTGCCGGCGCTGCTCGGCATCATCGCGCTGGTGATCGTGTTCGCGTCGCTGCGCCCCACGACGTTCACCAACGCGTTCAACTTCGCCAACCTGATCCACCAGGCGGCGGCCGTCATCGTCATCGCGATGGGCCTGGTCTTCGTCCTGCTGCTCGGCGAGATCGACCTGTCCGCCGGTTATACGGCCGGCACGGCAGCGGCCGTGATGGGCGTCGTCGTGACCCGCTGGGGTTGGTCCTGGCCGCTCGGCCTGCTGGCCTGTCTGGTCACCGGCGCCGTCGTCGGCCTGGTGATCGGCCTGCTCGTGGCCAAGCTGGGCATCCCGTCGTTCGTCGTGACGCTGGCGGCGTTCCTCGCCCTACAGGGCGTGCTGCTCCAGTTGATCGGCGAGGGCGGCACGATCGCGATCCGCGACGACACGCTGCTGGCGATCAACAACAACGACATGCCGATCTGGCTGGGTTGGGTGCTGTTCGCGTTGGTGGTCGGCGGCTACGCGTTCATCGTGCTGCGCCGCGGTGCCAAGCGGCGGGCCGGCGGCCTGACCTACGAGGCGATCCAGGTGACCCTCGCCAAGATTGTCGCGTTGGCCGTGCTGCTCGGTCTGATGACCTACTGGCTGAGCGTCGAGCGCAGTCGCAACCCCCTGGTGACGTCGATCAAGGGCGTGCCGATCGTGGTGGCGATCCTGCTGATCCTGCTGGTCGGCCTGACCTTCCTGCTCACCCGCACGTCGTTCGGCCGCCACGTCTACGCGACCGGTGGCAACCCGGAGGCGGCCCGCCGCGCCGGCATCAACGTGGGCCTGGTCAAGCTGGCCTGCTTCATGATCGCCTCAACGTTGGCGGCGGTCGGCGGCATCATGCTCGCCAGCCGCGACAACTCCATCTCGCCGTCCACGGGCGGCGCGTCAACCCTGCTCTACGCGGTGGGTGCGGCCGTCATCGGTGGCACCAGCCTCTTCGGCGGTAAGGGCCGGATCGTCGACGCCATCCTCGGTGGCTTCGTGATCGCGATCATCATCAACGGCATGGGCCTGCTCAACCAGCCCTCGAGTGTCGTCTACATGGTGACCGGCCTGGTCCTGCTCGTCGCGGCGAGCGTCGACGCGATCTCGCGCCGGAAGGCCCGCGCCACGGGCCGCGTCTGA
- the ybaK gene encoding Cys-tRNA(Pro) deacylase, producing MAKRAQGTPATVVLTREKVPFTTHPYDVDPKTPAYGEAVAAALGIDPPRVFKTLVATVDGQLGVGIVPVARSLDLKALAATLGAKRAAMAEPTAAERATGYVTGGISPLGQRTRLPVVLDDSALGFETIFVSAGKRGLQLELSPADLVHLTDAAVARIAT from the coding sequence GTGGCCAAGCGAGCCCAGGGAACGCCCGCGACGGTGGTGCTGACCCGCGAGAAGGTCCCGTTCACGACACATCCCTACGACGTCGACCCGAAGACACCCGCCTACGGCGAGGCCGTGGCGGCGGCGCTCGGCATCGACCCGCCCCGGGTCTTCAAGACCCTGGTCGCGACCGTCGACGGCCAGCTCGGCGTCGGCATCGTCCCGGTCGCCCGCTCGCTCGACCTGAAGGCGCTCGCCGCGACGCTGGGTGCGAAGCGGGCCGCGATGGCCGAGCCGACGGCGGCCGAACGCGCGACCGGCTATGTCACCGGCGGGATCTCCCCGCTCGGGCAGCGCACCCGGCTGCCGGTCGTGCTCGACGACTCGGCCCTGGGGTTCGAGACCATCTTCGTCTCGGCCGGCAAGCGCGGCCTGCAACTGGAGCTCTCCCCGGCCGACCTCGTGCACCTCACCGACGCCGCCGTCGCCCGCATCGCCACCTGA
- the groES gene encoding co-chaperone GroES — MPVTTATKVAIKPLEDRILVQANEAETTTASGIVIPDTAKEKPQEGTVIAVGPGRIDDNGNRVPVDVKVGDTVIYSKYGGTEVKYAGEEYLVLSARDVLAVIEK; from the coding sequence ATGCCCGTGACTACCGCGACCAAGGTTGCGATCAAGCCTCTCGAGGACCGGATTCTCGTCCAGGCCAACGAGGCTGAGACGACCACGGCGTCGGGCATCGTGATCCCCGACACCGCCAAGGAGAAGCCGCAAGAGGGCACCGTCATCGCCGTCGGCCCCGGCCGGATCGACGACAACGGCAACCGCGTTCCGGTTGACGTCAAGGTCGGCGACACGGTGATCTACTCGAAGTACGGCGGCACCGAGGTCAAGTACGCCGGCGAGGAGTACCTGGTGCTCTCCGCCCGCGACGTCCTCGCGGTCATCGAGAAGTAA